The proteins below are encoded in one region of Anoplopoma fimbria isolate UVic2021 breed Golden Eagle Sablefish chromosome 19, Afim_UVic_2022, whole genome shotgun sequence:
- the LOC129107698 gene encoding guanine nucleotide-binding protein G(i) subunit alpha-1, with the protein MGCTLSTDDKAAQERSKMIDRNLRDDGEKAAREVKLLLLGAGESGKSTIVKQMKIIHEAGYSEEECKQYKAVVYSNTIQSIIAIIRAMGRLKIDFADPARADDARQLFVLAGSAEEGFMTGELAGVIQRLWKDGGVQACFSRSREYQLNDSAAYYLNDLDRISHGAYVPTQQDVLRTRVKTTGIVETHFTFKDLHFKMFDVGGQRSERKKWIHCFEGVTAIIFCVALSDYDLVLAEDEEMNRMHESMKLFDSICNNKWFTDTSIILFLNKKDLFEEKIKKSPLTICYPEYAGSNTYEEAAAYIQCQFEDLNKRKDTKEIYTHFTCATDTKNVQFVFDAVTDVIIKNNLKDCGLF; encoded by the exons atgGGATGTACTCTGAGCACGGACGACAAGGCGGCGCAGGAGCGGAGCAAGATGATCGACAGGAACCTGCGGGACGACGGAGAGAAGGCAGCCCGGGAGgtcaagctgctgctgctcg gtgcTGGAGAGTCTGGGAAAAGTACAATTGTTAAACAGATGAA GATCATCCATGAAGCGGGCTACTCAGAGGAGGAGTGTAAGCAGTACAAGGCCGTGGTCTACAGCAACACCATCCAGTCCATCATTGCCATCATCAGAGCTATGGGACGCCTCAAGATTGATTTTGCTGATCCAGCCAGAGCG GATGATGCGCGGCAGCTGTTCGTCCTGGCAGGTTCAGCGGAAGAGGGTTTCATGACAGGCGAACTAGCCGGGGTCATCCAGCGGCTGTGGAAGGATGGAGGCGTTCAGGCCTGCTTCAGCCGCTCCCGGGAGTATCAGCTCAATGACTCTGCAGCATA CTACCTGAACGACTTGGACAGGATATCCCACGGTGCTTATGTGCCCACCCAGCAGGATGTGCTGAGGACCAGAGTCAAAACCACTGGTATTGTGGAAACACATTTCACTTTCAAGGACCTGCACTTCAA GATGTTTGACGTAGGCGGACAGAGATcagagaggaagaagtggaTCCATTGTTTTGAGGGAGTCACCGCCATCATCTTCTGCGTGGCCCTGAGTGATTATGACCTCGTGCTGGCTGAGGACGAGGAGATG AATCGAATGCATGAGAGCATGAAGCTGTTTGACTCCATCTGCAACAACAAGTGGTTCACAGAcacctccatcatcctcttcctcaacaAGAAAGACCTGTTTGAGGAAAAGATCAAAAAGAGCCCTCTCACAATCTGCTACCCAGAATatgcag GCTCCAACACCTACGAGGAGGCAGCAGCTTACATTCAGTGCCAGTTTGAGGACCTGAACAAGAGAAAGGACACTAAGGAGATCTACACCCACTTCACCTGTGCCACCGACACCAAGAACGtgcagtttgtgtttgatgCCGTCACTGACGTCATCATCAAGAACAACCTGAAGGACTGTGGCCTTTTCTAA
- the LOC129108695 gene encoding muscarinic acetylcholine receptor M2-like — protein METLNFSHTTNISSGDNTSLFSGSPYSTVEIVLIVLVAGSVSLITVIGNILVMLSIKVNRNLQTVNNYFLFSLACADLIIGVCSMNLYTVYIVIGYWPLGAVVCDLWLAVDYVVSNASVMNLLIISFDRYFCVTKPLSYPARRSTKMAGLMIAAAWVLSFILWAPAILFWQFIVGGRTVPPGECYIQFFSNPAVTFGTAIAAFYLPVAIMIYLYWRISKASRSRVRRDSRKASGTSIGEAPSHSQEEGCEGQNNCITTRKAQVEAKNGKEEELLQKQNGSGPCQEKRTDQVDSTEDANHASTSKDTVAPASSQKDLNGAKKTNQTPSPENSTVDRQSMAARTLFKVTKQSAVAKWKRKGISSREKKVTRTIMAILVAFVVTWTPYNVMVLINTFCSTCIPNSLWTIGYWLCYINSTVNPACYALCNATFKNTFKHLLMCQYKHIRTAR, from the exons ATGGAGACTCTTAATTTCTCCCATACCACCAACATCAGCAGCGGTGATAACACCAGCCTCTTCTCTGGAAGCCCGTACTCGACTGTGGAGATTGTTCTCATCGTCCTGGTGGCTGGATCTGTGAGTCTGATCACCGTCATTGGAAACATCCTGGTCATGCTCTCTATAAAG GTAAACAGGAACCTGCAGACCGTCAACAACTACTTCCTGTTCAGCCTGGCCTGTGCAGACCTCATTATTGGCGTCTGCTCCATGAACCTCTACACCGTCTATATAGTGATTGGCTACTGGCCCCTTGGAGCGGTGGTGTGTGACCTGTGGTTAGCTGTGGATTATGTTGTCAGTAACGCCTCAGTCATGAACCTGCTCATCATTAGCTTTGACCGTTACTTCTGTGTCACCAAACCGCTCAGCTACCCGGCCCGCCGCAGCACCAAGATGGCGGGTCTGATGATTGCTGCGGCCTGGGTCTTGTCCTTCATCCTCTGGGCTCCAGCCATTTTGTTTTGGCAGTTCATTGTGGGCGGGAGAACCGTGCCACCAGGTGAGTGCTACATCCAGTTCttctcaaatcctgcagtgacGTTTGGGACAGCCATAGCAGCTTTTTACCTCCCAGTGGCCATCATGATCTACCTCTACTGGCGCATATCCAAGGCCAGCCGCAGCCGCGTGAGGAGGGACAGCAGGAAGGCCTCAGGTACCAGTATTGGAGAGGCCCCCTCTCACAGCCAGGAGGAGGGATGTGAGGGCCAGAACAACTGCATCACAACAAGAAAAGCTCAGGTGGAGGCTAAAAATGGGAAGGAGGAGGAACTGCTGCAAAAGCAGAATGGAAGTGGGCCATGTCAGGAAAAAAGAACTGACCAGGTGGACTCTACAGAGGACGCCAACCATGCGTCAACGTCTAAAGACACTGTGGCCCCGGCTTCATCACAGAAAGATTTGAATGGTGCgaaaaagacaaatcaaacacCTTCTCCAGAAAACTCAACTGTTGACAGACAAAGTATGGCTGCAAGGACCCTGTTTAAG GTGACAAAGCAAAGTGCTGTGGCAAAGTGGAAAAGGAAGGGCATTTCTTCCAGGGAGAAAAAGGTGACCCGCACCATCATGGCCATCCTGGTTGCTTTTGTTGTCACGTGGACACCTTACAACGTGATGGTCCTGATCAACACCTTCTGTTCCACCTGTATCCCAAACTCACTCTGGACCATCGGCTACTGGCTTTGCTACATCAACAGCACCGTCAACCCAGCCTGCTACGCCCTCTGCAATGCCACcttcaaaaacactttcaaGCACCTGCTCATGTGCCAGTACAAGCACATACGTACAGCGCGATGA